The following coding sequences are from one Paenibacillus sp. FSL R5-0912 window:
- a CDS encoding TerD family protein, whose protein sequence is MTISLSKGQRIDLTKTNPGLTKVVVGLGWDTNKYSGGKDFDLDASAFLLHEDGKAKGEDDFVFYNNPSGGTGSVTHTGDNRTGEGDGDDEQILVDFSLVPANIQRIGITVTIYDYETRVQNFGQVSNAFVRVVDASSDREILRFDLGEDFSTETAVVFCEFYRHGADWKFQAIGSGFAGGLSALCKNYGLDAQ, encoded by the coding sequence GTGACGATCAGTCTTTCCAAAGGACAGCGGATTGATCTTACCAAGACCAATCCGGGCCTGACGAAGGTAGTTGTAGGACTTGGCTGGGATACAAACAAGTATAGCGGCGGCAAGGATTTTGACCTGGATGCTTCAGCATTTCTGCTGCATGAGGACGGCAAAGCCAAAGGCGAAGACGACTTTGTATTCTATAACAACCCAAGCGGCGGGACAGGCTCTGTAACCCATACAGGCGATAACCGTACAGGTGAAGGCGACGGGGACGATGAGCAGATTCTTGTAGATTTCAGCCTGGTGCCCGCGAATATTCAGCGCATTGGGATTACAGTGACGATCTATGATTATGAGACCCGGGTGCAGAACTTCGGACAGGTATCGAACGCATTTGTTCGTGTTGTAGATGCTTCCAGCGACCGCGAGATTCTGCGGTTTGACCTGGGTGAGGATTTCTCCACCGAGACAGCTGTTGTCTTCTGTGAATTCTACCGCCATGGGGCGGATTGGAAGTTCCAGGCGATCGGCAGCGGGTTTGCCGGCGGGCTCAGCGCTCTATGCAAGAATTATGGACTGGATGCACAATAA
- a CDS encoding TerD family protein — protein sequence MSTEVVKGQKADLTKGNPGTRNIIVEIGWKAPSSMDIDASAFLLGAQGKVNSDDDLIFYNNPSTPYIRYKDVPGAASGGLKQFEVGLDKIPAGIAKIAFTLTLYDGENRKQMFGQMSEAQCRILDQATGAEILRCNLGNHFSVETAVVVGELYRYGEEWKFSAIVAGFSGGLKALCGNYGIEVEDEPAPAAAPQPVKTEAPPERTKLPVPPPRVEQARPAIVIPPPPAPKQTEAPAPPLNLNLKKIELKKKGDSINLKKSASGLGELVINLNWNQKQGGGLFSRNKGGVDLDLACLYELKNGSKGVVQALGNAFGNLQQPPYIMLDGDDRTGSVTSGENLRINGSKVAQIERILVFSFIYKGVTNWSEADGVVTLKQDGGPDIVVNLDEHNNRKGMCAIALIRNVGNETFSIERLVQYFSGHKEMDEAYGWGLRWVAGSK from the coding sequence ATGAGTACTGAAGTAGTTAAAGGGCAGAAAGCAGACCTGACCAAAGGAAACCCGGGTACCCGCAATATCATTGTAGAGATCGGATGGAAAGCTCCATCTTCAATGGATATTGACGCCTCTGCATTCCTGCTCGGGGCGCAAGGCAAAGTAAATAGTGACGATGATCTGATCTTTTATAATAATCCGTCAACACCTTATATCAGATATAAGGATGTGCCGGGTGCAGCTTCAGGAGGACTTAAGCAGTTCGAGGTGGGATTGGACAAGATTCCTGCAGGTATCGCGAAGATTGCCTTTACCCTTACTCTGTATGATGGCGAGAACCGCAAGCAAATGTTCGGACAGATGAGCGAGGCCCAGTGCCGGATCCTGGATCAGGCGACAGGGGCGGAAATTCTGCGGTGTAACCTGGGAAATCATTTCTCTGTGGAAACAGCTGTTGTGGTAGGAGAATTATATAGATACGGCGAAGAATGGAAATTCAGTGCGATCGTTGCAGGCTTCTCCGGCGGACTCAAAGCCCTGTGCGGCAACTATGGAATAGAAGTGGAGGATGAGCCTGCTCCGGCGGCTGCACCGCAGCCGGTGAAGACGGAGGCACCGCCGGAGCGCACGAAGCTTCCGGTGCCGCCGCCGCGGGTAGAGCAAGCCAGACCTGCTATAGTAATTCCTCCTCCGCCTGCGCCAAAGCAGACGGAAGCTCCTGCTCCGCCGCTGAACCTCAATCTGAAGAAGATTGAGCTGAAGAAGAAGGGCGATTCCATCAACCTGAAGAAATCAGCCTCCGGTCTCGGGGAGCTCGTAATCAACCTGAACTGGAATCAGAAGCAGGGTGGTGGACTGTTCAGCCGTAACAAGGGCGGCGTGGACCTGGATCTTGCTTGCCTGTATGAACTCAAGAACGGCAGCAAGGGAGTTGTGCAGGCACTGGGCAATGCGTTCGGCAACCTGCAGCAGCCGCCTTACATCATGCTGGATGGGGATGACCGGACCGGCTCCGTAACATCCGGCGAGAATCTGCGTATAAACGGGAGTAAGGTTGCACAAATCGAAAGAATTTTAGTTTTTTCTTTTATTTACAAGGGAGTTACCAACTGGTCTGAGGCGGATGGGGTGGTTACCCTGAAGCAGGATGGAGGACCAGATATTGTCGTTAATCTGGACGAGCATAACAACCGTAAGGGCATGTGCGCCATCGCGCTGATCCGGAATGTAGGCAACGAGACCTTTAGTATTGAACGCCTCGTGCAATATTTCAGCGGTCATAAGGAGATGGATGAGGCTTATGGCTGGGGGCTTCGCTGGGTAGCGGGCAGTAAATAA
- a CDS encoding TerC family protein codes for MDWFSDFFRSISENYGHFFSWSDVVATLSDPVSWGIIGSLVLLEGLLSADNALVLAVMVKHLPKEQQRKALFYGILGAYLFRFLAIGLGTFLIGFWEVKALGALYLFYIAYKGLFKGGGEEGETKNKGTSFWRTVLLVELMDIAFSIDSVVAAFGLSNQVWVLFLGGILGVLMMRGVAQVFLKLIARFPELEQSAFLLIALIAGKMLAGAFGYEMPHVIFFTILIAVFVGTILYSSSKRKREENRKA; via the coding sequence ATGGACTGGTTCAGTGATTTTTTTAGGAGTATCAGTGAGAATTATGGGCATTTCTTCTCCTGGAGTGATGTTGTAGCGACGCTCTCCGATCCTGTCAGCTGGGGGATTATCGGGAGTCTGGTTCTGCTGGAGGGCCTGCTCTCCGCAGATAATGCGCTCGTGCTGGCGGTAATGGTTAAGCATTTACCGAAAGAGCAGCAGCGTAAGGCACTATTTTACGGGATACTCGGCGCTTATTTATTCCGATTCTTGGCGATTGGTCTGGGTACCTTCCTGATTGGATTCTGGGAGGTTAAGGCTCTGGGTGCTCTGTACCTCTTCTACATTGCTTATAAAGGTCTGTTTAAGGGTGGCGGAGAAGAAGGGGAGACGAAGAACAAAGGCACCTCTTTCTGGAGGACGGTGCTCCTGGTTGAATTAATGGATATTGCCTTCAGTATTGACAGTGTAGTTGCTGCATTCGGTCTTAGTAATCAAGTCTGGGTGCTCTTCCTGGGCGGGATCCTCGGCGTGCTGATGATGCGCGGAGTGGCCCAGGTATTCCTTAAGCTGATTGCCAGATTTCCTGAACTGGAACAGTCAGCCTTCCTGCTCATTGCACTTATTGCCGGTAAGATGCTTGCCGGTGCGTTCGGTTATGAAATGCCGCATGTGATCTTCTTCACCATTCTGATTGCAGTGTTTGTGGGCACAATCCTGTATAGCTCCTCTAAACGTAAAAGAGAAGAAAATCGTAAAGCCTGA
- a CDS encoding HpcH/HpaI aldolase/citrate lyase family protein, with product MRYFDYLTQEQETSLFHVPPVSFDHTTSKDLLAYAVGAALYMPATRSSVAEDIIKLRASGLVTVIIDLEDAIGDGEVDYAEESVVRHLAFLSAYAENEPELRSSLPLLFIRVRHPEQLRDLIFRLGSLISMLTGFVFPKFSTLNGVEYFEAIADYNNTRIYSAPVLYGMPILENAPIIYRESRMDSLLAIRDLLGQYREYVLNVRIGATDFSSLFGLRRSPDISIYDLTPIRDCMSDIINVFGRVEEGYVISGPVWEYFSNKGHRVLRPQLRETPFEDTYGKHGREMRNNFISSSMDGLIREVILDKENGIVGKTIIHPSHLRPVQAMYTVMHEEYVDALSIVDSNDGSRGVFKSEYYNKMNEIKPHLNWARRILLRSQIYGVLHEQQHFVGLLPENEYTHV from the coding sequence TTGAGATATTTCGATTACCTTACGCAAGAACAGGAAACTTCATTATTTCATGTTCCGCCGGTTTCATTTGATCATACTACCAGCAAGGATTTACTGGCTTATGCCGTCGGAGCTGCTCTTTATATGCCTGCTACCCGTTCCAGCGTTGCCGAAGATATTATTAAGCTGAGAGCCTCGGGGCTTGTTACGGTTATTATAGATTTGGAGGATGCCATCGGTGACGGAGAAGTTGACTATGCAGAGGAATCAGTCGTAAGACATTTGGCCTTCCTGTCGGCATATGCCGAGAATGAGCCGGAGCTGCGCAGCAGTCTTCCGCTGTTGTTCATCCGCGTACGCCATCCGGAGCAGCTGCGGGATCTGATTTTCCGGCTGGGCTCTTTAATTTCAATGCTGACCGGCTTTGTATTTCCTAAGTTCTCCACCCTGAACGGTGTGGAGTATTTTGAGGCTATTGCCGATTACAATAACACGCGCATCTATTCAGCCCCGGTGCTGTACGGGATGCCGATACTGGAGAATGCTCCGATTATCTACCGGGAGAGCCGGATGGACAGCCTGCTGGCGATCCGGGATCTGCTCGGGCAATACCGTGAATATGTGCTTAATGTCAGAATCGGAGCAACGGATTTCTCCAGCCTGTTCGGACTGAGGCGCAGCCCGGATATCAGTATCTATGATCTGACGCCAATCCGCGACTGCATGTCAGATATTATCAATGTATTCGGCCGGGTGGAAGAAGGCTATGTCATCTCAGGCCCCGTATGGGAATACTTTTCCAATAAAGGGCACCGGGTACTTCGTCCGCAGCTTCGTGAGACGCCCTTTGAAGACACTTACGGCAAACATGGCCGCGAGATGCGCAACAATTTCATCTCCAGCTCGATGGACGGGCTGATCCGTGAAGTGATTTTGGACAAGGAAAACGGGATTGTGGGCAAAACGATCATTCATCCTTCCCATCTCAGACCCGTGCAGGCGATGTATACAGTAATGCATGAAGAATATGTGGACGCCTTAAGTATTGTGGACAGCAACGATGGCAGCCGCGGAGTGTTCAAGAGCGAATATTACAACAAGATGAATGAAATTAAGCCGCATTTGAACTGGGCTAGACGTATTTTACTACGATCTCAAATATACGGGGTGTTACATGAACAACAGCATTTTGTCGGATTACTACCCGAGAACGAATATACACACGTTTAA
- a CDS encoding phosphoribosyltransferase family protein: protein MAARINKKRSFLFVSKVLGKHIPVGPYTPLLSGAALALLLYLEMSADSAEREIMDKLMSEAVHGLIYPEFAEKAYHDLLAARLVLPQPALFIGFAETATALGHSMYNMFAGGASYIHTTRENILELESVVTFEEEHSHAVDHLCYALNPKLLSGTEPIVLVDDEITTGNTAINTIRDIQSKFPRREYVVASLLDWRSNANIQAYRDLEQELGIRITALSLLQGSIEVTGTPLLKPQAGSGEPSAAVAELVTTYIQDGLERLQVSSADAQGVVNLSPYLKYSGRFGLDSADNRRIDEGVSRVAGKLRDLREGTRTLVMGVGEFMYLPMRIAAEMGEGVSYQSSTRSPIHPQRRADYGVHSAAAYPSAGDTEITNFIYNVDPGQYDDIFVLLEREVPRERIEPMTDILQRLAGNKVHLIILASEPETGGSRI from the coding sequence ATGGCCGCGCGCATCAACAAGAAACGCTCTTTTCTATTCGTCAGCAAAGTGCTTGGCAAACATATTCCTGTAGGTCCCTATACCCCTCTGCTTAGCGGAGCGGCACTTGCTCTCCTCCTGTACTTAGAGATGAGTGCGGATAGCGCTGAACGGGAGATCATGGACAAGCTGATGAGCGAGGCGGTTCATGGACTGATTTATCCTGAATTTGCGGAAAAGGCCTATCATGATCTGCTTGCTGCACGTCTGGTTCTACCTCAACCTGCCCTATTTATCGGCTTTGCCGAAACCGCTACCGCCCTGGGCCACAGCATGTACAACATGTTTGCCGGCGGAGCCTCATATATTCATACGACCCGTGAGAATATTCTTGAATTGGAATCGGTAGTCACCTTCGAAGAGGAGCATTCCCATGCGGTAGATCATCTCTGTTATGCCTTGAATCCTAAGCTATTATCGGGAACAGAGCCGATTGTGCTGGTGGATGATGAGATTACGACCGGCAATACGGCGATCAATACCATTCGTGATATCCAGTCCAAATTCCCGCGCCGGGAGTATGTAGTGGCTTCGCTTCTGGATTGGCGGAGCAACGCGAATATTCAGGCTTACCGTGATCTGGAGCAGGAGCTGGGGATTAGAATCACCGCCTTATCTTTGCTGCAAGGCAGCATTGAGGTGACTGGAACCCCTCTGCTGAAGCCGCAAGCCGGAAGCGGAGAACCATCCGCAGCAGTTGCAGAGCTAGTGACCACGTATATACAGGACGGGTTAGAGCGGCTGCAGGTGTCCTCTGCGGATGCGCAAGGTGTTGTGAATCTCTCCCCCTATTTGAAATACAGCGGCCGTTTTGGTCTGGATTCTGCAGATAACCGGCGGATTGATGAAGGCGTCAGCCGGGTAGCCGGGAAGCTCCGGGACTTGCGGGAAGGCACCCGCACTTTGGTGATGGGCGTAGGCGAGTTCATGTATCTGCCGATGCGGATCGCGGCGGAGATGGGGGAAGGCGTGTCTTATCAATCCTCCACCCGCAGTCCAATCCATCCGCAGCGGCGTGCAGACTATGGCGTGCACAGCGCAGCCGCGTATCCGTCCGCAGGTGACACGGAGATTACGAATTTCATCTATAATGTTGATCCCGGCCAGTACGACGACATCTTCGTACTGCTTGAGCGTGAGGTGCCCCGGGAGCGGATTGAACCAATGACGGATATTTTGCAGAGGCTGGCCGGTAATAAGGTGCATCTTATTATACTGGCTTCTGAACCAGAAACTGGAGGCTCACGGATATGA